The following are from one region of the Centropristis striata isolate RG_2023a ecotype Rhode Island chromosome 19, C.striata_1.0, whole genome shotgun sequence genome:
- the mzt2b gene encoding mitotic-spindle organizing protein 2 codes for MSQQPQQTLPSAPDSPALVVTSNVQKYAIKKKKVLSAEEAELFELTQAAGITVDQEVFKIIVDLLKMNVAPQAVFQTLKAMCAGQRVADSFIGGETSTASHATSVPTAPTEPREEDSLVSGKSPKPPAAPPSASGPRATRVNTKIVVYGPQDASSAHSQVRSKAGASHSEKSREASSQRVQRQPSATRGQKTKSSGSSSSSSQINST; via the exons ATGTCCCAGCAGCCGCAGCAGACCCTGCCCTCCGCCCCGGACTCCCCGGCGCTGGTGGTCACCAGCAATGTGCAGAAATATGCcatcaagaagaagaaagtgcTGAGTGCTGAAGAGGCTGAGCTGTTTGAGCTGACCCAGGCTGCAGGCATCACTGTGGACCAGGAGGTCTTCAA GATCATAGTGGACCTGTTAAAGATGAATGTTGCCCCTCAGGCGGTCTTCCAGACCCTGAAGGCGATGTGTGCAGGTCAGAGGGTCGCTGACAGCTTCATCGGTGGCGAGACTTCAACCGCCTCCCACGCCACCAGCGTCCCCACAGCGCCAACAGAGCCCAGAG aagaGGACTCTTTGGTCTCTGGAAAGAGCCCTAAACCTCCTGCAGCTCCCCCCTCAGCGTCGGGCCCCAGGGCCACAAGGGTCAACACTAAGATTGTGGTCTATGGCCCCCAAGACGCTAGCTCCGCTCACTCTCAAG TGCGCAGTAAAGCCGGAGCGAGCCACAGTGAGAAGAGCCGGGAGGCGTCCAGCCAGAGGGTGCAGCGGCAGCCCagcgccaccagggggcagaaGACCAAGAGCtccggcagcagcagctcctcctcccAGATCAACTCCACATGA